The Rosa chinensis cultivar Old Blush chromosome 7, RchiOBHm-V2, whole genome shotgun sequence DNA segment TCTTCGGAGCACTGGATATAATAGTAcatgaaaatcaaaaatcattttgaAGTAAATTTATCTTGATCTGTAATACTACATTAACAGGATCAAAATTTAGTGCAGCCACTGATTTCTTCATCACCGGCTTCATGACTCGAAGATATATCTGTGATGCCACTACAACTTgaacaagatgaagatgaagacacAGGACTTGTACTAGTAATCTGAAGCTGACCCTTTGCAGCATTCTTAACTTTGAAGCCATCATAGCTAAGCAATATATCCTCATCTTTCTgacaacttcttttcttcaaaaaTATTCGGCATAGAACCCAATTTCCTTTCTGGTTTATAGGGTTCTGCAGAAAAATTACTCGCAAGTGTCAGATGATATTTCTTGACACATTATATCAGTAAATTGTGTGCATGAACTTAATATAAAACTCACCTCAGTTGATGAAGCTGTAGTTCCTAGATTATTGACAAGAGAATATTCATGCATGACCCAATCAGTCTTGGAACCATTTGGAGCTTTTCCTCTATAGAAAACCagactcttcttcttccctacAATGTTATTCCTCCTAGGAGATACAATTTTCTTATCCGAACCGGTTGCTTTCCAATAACCAGAACTTGTCACTCTGTTTGTTCTGTTCCCATTAGGGTATTTTGATTCCTTGTTGCTGAAGAAATATCTCTCTTGCTTCAAATCACCTACAAAAAAAACACTTTTATCATTTGAGCAAATATAGGA contains these protein-coding regions:
- the LOC112180031 gene encoding NAC domain-containing protein 83 encodes the protein MDKFNFVRNGMTRLPPGFRFQPTDEELVFQYLRCKVFSCPLPASIIPEINVCLYDPWDLPGDLKQERYFFSNKESKYPNGNRTNRVTSSGYWKATGSDKKIVSPRRNNIVGKKKSLVFYRGKAPNGSKTDWVMHEYSLVNNLGTTASSTENPINQKGNWVLCRIFLKKRSCQKDEDILLSYDGFKVKNAAKGQLQITSTSPVSSSSSCSSCSGITDISSSHEAGDEEISGCTKF